From Streptomyces sp. TLI_053, a single genomic window includes:
- the tsf gene encoding translation elongation factor Ts, giving the protein MANFTAADVKKLRELTGAGMMDCKKALDEAEGNVEKAVELLRIKGQKGVAKREGRDASNGAVAALIAEDKKSGVLVELNCETDFVAKGDNFVQVADAIAAHVAKSAPADLDAALASEIEAGKTVQQFVDEANATLGEKIVFRRFAQFDGDGFVAVYLHKTSPDLPPAVGVLVELDKENAEVAKDVAQHIAAFAPKYLSREDIPAEDIENERRVAEATAREEGKPEAALPKIVEGRVTGFVKENSVLEQAFAKDNKKTVAKVLEENGVALKRFARFRVGA; this is encoded by the coding sequence ATGGCGAACTTCACCGCCGCGGACGTCAAGAAGCTCCGTGAGCTCACCGGCGCCGGCATGATGGACTGCAAGAAGGCCCTGGACGAGGCCGAGGGCAACGTCGAGAAGGCCGTCGAGCTTCTGCGCATCAAGGGCCAGAAGGGCGTTGCCAAGCGTGAGGGCCGCGACGCCTCCAACGGTGCCGTCGCCGCGCTGATCGCCGAGGACAAGAAGTCCGGCGTCCTGGTCGAGCTCAACTGCGAGACCGACTTCGTCGCCAAGGGTGACAACTTCGTCCAGGTCGCCGACGCGATCGCCGCCCACGTCGCCAAGAGCGCCCCGGCCGACCTGGACGCCGCCCTGGCGTCCGAGATCGAGGCCGGCAAGACCGTCCAGCAGTTCGTGGACGAGGCCAACGCGACCCTGGGCGAGAAGATCGTCTTCCGCCGCTTCGCGCAGTTCGACGGCGACGGCTTCGTCGCTGTCTACCTGCACAAGACCAGCCCCGACCTCCCGCCGGCCGTCGGCGTCCTGGTCGAGCTGGACAAGGAGAACGCCGAGGTCGCCAAGGACGTCGCGCAGCACATCGCCGCCTTCGCGCCGAAGTACCTGTCCCGCGAGGACATCCCGGCCGAGGACATCGAGAACGAGCGCCGCGTCGCCGAGGCCACCGCTCGCGAGGAGGGCAAGCCGGAGGCCGCCCTGCCGAAGATCGTCGAGGGTCGCGTCACCGGCTTCGTGAAGGAGAACTCCGTCCTGGAGCAGGCCTTCGCGAAGGACAACAAGAAGACCGTCGCCAAGGTCCTCGAGGAGAACGGCGTCGCCCTCAAGCGCTTCGCCCGCTTCCGCGTCGGCGCCTGA
- the rpsB gene encoding 30S ribosomal protein S2, translating to MAVVTMRELLESGVHFGHQTRRWNPKMKRFIITERNGIYIIDLLQSLNYIDRAFEFIKETVAHGGSVLFVGTKKQAQEAIAEQATRVGMPYVNQRWLGGMLTNFSTVYKRLQRLKELGELDFSDVAGSGLTKKELLVLQREHDKLEKTLGGIRDMQRVPSAVWIVDTKKEHIAVGEARKLNIPVVAILDTNCDPDEVDYKIPGNDDAIRSVTLLTRVIADAVAEGLKSRAGVAKGDVKAEPGADQPLADWEKDILEGEKKAEEAPAADAAEAAPAAEAAAVEAPVTEAPAAEAPAEQA from the coding sequence ATGGCCGTCGTCACGATGCGGGAGCTGCTGGAGAGCGGCGTCCACTTCGGTCACCAGACCCGCCGCTGGAACCCGAAGATGAAGCGCTTCATCATCACCGAGCGCAACGGCATCTACATCATCGACCTCCTGCAGTCGCTGAACTACATCGACCGCGCCTTCGAGTTCATCAAGGAGACCGTTGCCCACGGCGGCAGCGTCCTCTTCGTCGGCACGAAGAAGCAGGCCCAGGAGGCCATCGCCGAGCAGGCCACCCGCGTGGGCATGCCCTACGTGAACCAGCGCTGGCTCGGCGGCATGCTGACCAACTTCTCGACCGTCTACAAGCGCCTGCAGCGCCTCAAGGAGCTGGGCGAGCTGGACTTCTCGGACGTGGCCGGCTCCGGCCTCACCAAGAAGGAGCTCCTGGTCCTCCAGCGCGAGCACGACAAGCTGGAGAAGACCCTCGGCGGTATCCGTGACATGCAGCGCGTTCCCAGCGCTGTCTGGATCGTGGACACCAAGAAGGAGCACATCGCGGTCGGCGAGGCCCGGAAGCTCAACATCCCGGTCGTCGCCATCCTCGACACCAACTGCGACCCCGACGAGGTCGACTACAAGATCCCGGGCAACGACGACGCGATCCGCTCCGTCACCCTGCTGACCCGTGTGATCGCCGACGCCGTCGCCGAGGGCCTCAAGTCCCGCGCGGGTGTCGCCAAGGGCGACGTCAAGGCCGAGCCGGGTGCCGACCAGCCGCTCGCCGACTGGGAGAAGGACATCCTGGAGGGCGAGAAGAAGGCTGAGGAGGCTCCCGCCGCCGACGCCGCCGAGGCTGCTCCGGCCGCCGAGGCCGCCGCCGTCGAGGCCCCGGTCACCGAGGCCCCCGCCGCCGAGGCTCCGGCCGAGCAGGCCTGA
- a CDS encoding TetR/AcrR family transcriptional regulator: MAEHRQMQRAALLDAARSLLTEGGMEALTFPALAVRTGLARSSVYEYFRSRGAVVEALCEVDFPLWAAEIEAGMASRDTAAERIEAYVRSQLALAADPRHRAVAAISALELDDAARERIRAAHGTLVGLVVQALDDLGHEQPRLAAALLQGIVEAAVRQAEHRAAGGRAESPEVIADAAVALALHGLGRS, from the coding sequence GTGGCCGAGCATCGCCAGATGCAGCGGGCAGCCCTCCTCGATGCTGCCCGCAGTCTCCTCACCGAGGGAGGCATGGAAGCCCTGACCTTTCCCGCGCTCGCGGTGCGCACCGGCCTCGCGCGTTCCTCGGTGTACGAGTACTTCCGCTCCCGCGGGGCGGTGGTGGAGGCGCTCTGCGAGGTGGACTTCCCACTGTGGGCCGCCGAGATCGAGGCCGGGATGGCGAGCCGGGACACCGCCGCCGAACGGATCGAGGCGTACGTCCGGAGCCAGCTCGCGCTGGCCGCCGACCCGCGCCACCGCGCGGTCGCGGCGATCTCCGCACTGGAGCTGGACGACGCGGCCCGGGAACGCATCCGGGCCGCGCACGGGACGCTGGTCGGGCTGGTGGTCCAGGCCCTCGACGACCTCGGCCACGAGCAGCCCCGGCTGGCGGCCGCGCTGCTGCAGGGCATCGTCGAGGCGGCGGTGCGGCAGGCGGAGCACCGGGCAGCGGGTGGCCGGGCCGAGAGTCCCGAGGTGATCGCGGACGCCGCCGTCGCCCTCGCCCTGCACGGCCTCGGCCGGAGCTGA
- the whiG gene encoding RNA polymerase sigma factor WhiG, translated as MTGGARSSGGPRTERRTATEYPSKSTGGMGALARQGGRPALTGAHDDRPDAPGAPAGASAPASAEAPAPRRERTALEELWRAYKETADQRLREQLILHYSPLVKYVAGRVGVGLPSNVEQADFVSSGVFGLIDAIEKFDIERAIKFETYAISRIRGAIIDELRALDWIPRSVRQKAKAVERTYATLEARLRRTPTEPEVAAEMGIAIEDLHTIFSQLSLANVVALDELLHPVGDGGDRLSLMETLEDHGADDPVEVAEDRELRRLLAQAVNTLPEREKTVVTLYYYEGLTLAEIGQVLGVTESRVSQIHTKSVLQLRAKLSDIR; from the coding sequence GTGACCGGTGGCGCCCGGTCCTCGGGAGGGCCGCGCACCGAGCGGCGGACCGCGACCGAGTACCCGTCCAAGTCCACGGGTGGGATGGGGGCCCTGGCGCGGCAGGGTGGCCGTCCGGCGCTCACCGGGGCGCACGACGACCGCCCGGACGCGCCCGGCGCTCCCGCCGGCGCGTCCGCCCCCGCGTCCGCGGAAGCGCCGGCTCCCCGTCGGGAGCGCACGGCGCTCGAAGAACTCTGGCGCGCCTACAAGGAGACGGCCGATCAGCGGCTGCGGGAGCAGCTGATCCTGCACTACTCGCCGCTCGTCAAGTACGTGGCGGGCCGGGTGGGGGTCGGTCTGCCGTCCAATGTCGAGCAGGCCGACTTCGTCTCCTCCGGTGTTTTCGGGCTGATCGACGCGATCGAGAAGTTCGACATCGAGCGAGCCATCAAGTTCGAGACCTACGCGATCAGCCGGATCCGCGGCGCGATCATCGACGAGCTGCGTGCGCTGGACTGGATCCCGCGCTCGGTGCGGCAGAAGGCCAAGGCGGTCGAGCGCACCTACGCGACACTCGAGGCCCGGCTGCGGCGGACGCCCACCGAGCCCGAGGTCGCGGCCGAAATGGGCATCGCGATCGAGGACCTGCACACCATCTTCAGCCAGCTCTCGCTCGCCAACGTGGTCGCGCTCGACGAGCTGCTCCACCCGGTCGGCGACGGCGGCGACCGGCTGAGCCTGATGGAGACGCTGGAGGACCACGGGGCGGACGACCCGGTCGAGGTGGCCGAGGACCGGGAGCTGCGCCGGCTGCTGGCGCAGGCGGTCAACACCCTTCCCGAACGGGAGAAGACCGTGGTGACGCTCTACTACTACGAGGGACTCACGCTCGCGGAGATCGGCCAGGTCCTCGGGGTGACCGAGAGCAGGGTCAGCCAGATCCACACCAAGTCGGTGCTTCAGCTGCGCGCCAAGCTGTCGGACATCCGGTAG
- the dprA gene encoding DNA-processing protein DprA, producing the protein MSLTANDLPQRPPPEPGAVPEPGPERLARAALSRLAEPGDATLGRWLARLDALDVVQAIRSGAPAEQLGVDTARLAAYRARTAGLDPVADLERVRAAGGRFVIPGDTEWPSQLDDLGAGRPTGLWVVGTGSLRLLALRSVAVVGARACTAYGAHVAGDLAAQLAERGWVVVSGGAYGIDAAAHRGALAVGAPTVGVLACGVDVAYPRGNTVLIRRIAEQGLLVSELPPGEHPTRFRFVLRNRVIAALTRGTVVVEAALRSGALSTARRARDLNRHTMGVPGPVTSELSAGVHALVRSGAATVVTDAAEIVELIGAIGEDLAPQRSGPVLPRDLLEPEAAQVLEAVPATAEGAPVERLARQSGLPPDEVLQRLYELGSLGHVERHGAHWRLVRRR; encoded by the coding sequence ATGAGCCTCACCGCGAACGACCTCCCCCAGCGCCCGCCCCCCGAGCCGGGAGCCGTCCCGGAGCCCGGGCCGGAGCGCCTCGCCAGGGCGGCGCTGAGCCGGCTCGCCGAACCGGGGGACGCCACGCTCGGCCGCTGGCTCGCCCGCCTCGACGCCCTGGACGTCGTACAGGCGATCCGGAGCGGCGCCCCGGCCGAGCAACTCGGCGTGGACACCGCCAGGCTGGCGGCCTACCGGGCCCGGACGGCAGGACTCGATCCGGTCGCCGATCTGGAGCGGGTGCGCGCAGCCGGCGGACGCTTCGTCATTCCGGGCGACACCGAGTGGCCGAGCCAGCTGGACGACCTCGGAGCGGGCCGTCCTACCGGGCTCTGGGTGGTCGGGACGGGCTCGCTGCGCCTGCTCGCCCTGCGATCGGTCGCGGTGGTCGGGGCCCGGGCCTGCACGGCGTACGGTGCGCACGTCGCGGGGGACCTCGCCGCACAGCTCGCCGAACGCGGCTGGGTGGTCGTGTCCGGCGGCGCCTACGGGATCGACGCGGCCGCCCACCGGGGCGCGCTGGCGGTCGGCGCTCCGACGGTCGGTGTCCTGGCCTGCGGGGTGGACGTGGCCTACCCGCGGGGCAACACCGTGCTGATCCGCCGGATCGCCGAACAGGGACTGCTGGTGAGCGAGCTTCCGCCGGGGGAGCACCCGACCAGGTTCCGGTTCGTGCTGCGCAACCGGGTGATCGCGGCGCTGACCCGCGGCACGGTGGTGGTCGAGGCGGCGCTGCGCAGCGGGGCGCTCAGCACCGCCCGACGCGCCCGTGACCTCAACCGGCACACCATGGGTGTGCCCGGGCCGGTCACCTCGGAGCTCTCCGCCGGGGTGCACGCACTGGTCCGCAGCGGCGCGGCCACGGTCGTGACCGACGCGGCCGAGATCGTCGAACTGATCGGGGCGATCGGCGAGGACCTGGCGCCGCAGCGCAGTGGGCCGGTGCTGCCCAGGGACCTCCTGGAGCCGGAGGCGGCACAGGTCCTGGAGGCCGTGCCGGCCACGGCCGAGGGTGCGCCCGTGGAGCGGTTGGCCCGGCAGTCGGGACTTCCGCCGGACGAGGTGCTCCAGCGGCTCTACGAGCTGGGATCGCTCGGCCACGTCGAGCGCCACGGCGCGCACTGGCGTCTGGTGCGGAGGAGGTGA
- a CDS encoding YifB family Mg chelatase-like AAA ATPase produces MAFARTCSVALVGVDGVIVEVQADLEPGVAAFTLVGLPDKALSEARDRVRAAVVNSGEAWPQRKLTVGLSPASVPKSGSGFDLAVACAVLAAAERLDPSAIADLLLIGELGLDGRVRPVRGVLPSVLAAADAGYERVVVADQTAAEAELVPGVSVIGVRSLRQLIAVLSGAPEPEEPPDRLAGRPDPLMAGLMLPSAGVRGLPDEAAARMDLADVAGQYEARRALEIAAAGGHHLYLKGPPGAGKTMLAERLPALLPRLTQKEALEVTAVHSVAGLLPAGRPLIDRAPYCSPHHSTTMPAIVGGGSGLPRPGAVSLAHRGVLFLDEAPEFPVRVLDALRQPLEAGEVVIARSAGSLRLPARFLLCLAANPCPCGRHSRRGEGCECTPAMVSRYQGRLSGPLLDRVDLQVQVAPVTRAELMQRDTSAETTEVVAARVLAARERAAARLAATPWRTNAEVPGHELRTRWQLAPGALNDAARQLERGLLTARGLDRVLRVAWTVADLAGRDRPEQRDIRTALVLRTGVEQGLPLTEQFFRSPDSTADGPDARAGRRPTRPRPARRPPDPTSTEKPENPEKPENPEESGT; encoded by the coding sequence ATGGCCTTCGCCCGGACGTGTTCCGTGGCCCTGGTCGGGGTCGACGGGGTGATCGTCGAGGTCCAGGCCGACCTGGAGCCCGGGGTGGCGGCGTTCACCCTGGTCGGCCTGCCCGACAAGGCGCTCTCCGAGGCCCGCGACCGGGTTCGCGCCGCGGTCGTCAACAGCGGCGAGGCCTGGCCGCAGCGCAAACTGACCGTAGGACTGAGCCCGGCGTCGGTGCCCAAGAGCGGCAGCGGCTTCGACCTCGCCGTGGCCTGCGCCGTACTGGCCGCGGCCGAGCGGCTCGACCCCTCCGCGATCGCCGACCTGCTGCTCATCGGTGAGCTGGGGCTGGACGGGCGGGTGCGCCCGGTCCGCGGGGTGCTCCCCTCGGTGCTGGCGGCCGCCGACGCCGGTTACGAGCGGGTGGTGGTCGCGGATCAGACGGCCGCCGAGGCCGAGCTGGTCCCCGGAGTGAGCGTCATCGGCGTGCGCAGCCTGCGCCAGCTGATCGCGGTGCTCAGCGGAGCCCCCGAGCCGGAGGAGCCGCCCGACCGGCTCGCCGGACGGCCGGACCCGTTGATGGCGGGTCTCATGCTCCCCAGCGCCGGGGTGCGCGGCCTGCCCGACGAGGCGGCCGCCCGGATGGACCTCGCGGACGTGGCCGGACAGTACGAGGCCCGCCGGGCCCTGGAGATCGCCGCCGCGGGTGGTCACCACCTCTACCTCAAGGGTCCGCCGGGCGCGGGCAAGACGATGCTGGCGGAGCGACTGCCGGCGCTGCTCCCGAGGCTGACCCAGAAGGAAGCGCTGGAGGTCACCGCGGTCCACTCCGTCGCGGGGCTGCTCCCGGCGGGTCGGCCGCTGATCGACCGCGCGCCCTACTGCTCCCCGCACCACTCGACCACCATGCCCGCCATCGTCGGCGGTGGCAGCGGTCTGCCGAGACCGGGTGCGGTCTCGCTGGCCCACCGTGGGGTCCTGTTCCTCGACGAGGCGCCCGAGTTCCCGGTCCGGGTCCTGGACGCACTGCGCCAACCGCTCGAAGCCGGCGAGGTGGTGATCGCGCGGTCCGCCGGATCGCTCCGGCTGCCCGCTCGCTTCCTGCTCTGCCTGGCGGCCAACCCCTGTCCGTGCGGGCGCCACTCGCGGCGGGGCGAGGGGTGCGAGTGCACGCCCGCCATGGTCAGCCGCTACCAGGGCAGGCTGTCCGGCCCGCTGCTCGACCGGGTCGACCTCCAGGTCCAGGTCGCCCCGGTGACCAGGGCCGAACTGATGCAGCGCGACACCTCGGCGGAGACCACCGAGGTCGTTGCCGCCCGCGTGCTGGCGGCGCGGGAGCGCGCGGCGGCCAGGCTCGCGGCCACACCGTGGCGGACCAACGCCGAAGTCCCCGGGCACGAGCTGCGGACCCGCTGGCAACTGGCGCCGGGCGCGCTCAACGACGCCGCGCGCCAGCTGGAGCGGGGCCTGTTGACCGCCCGGGGCCTGGACCGGGTGCTGCGGGTCGCCTGGACCGTCGCGGACCTCGCCGGCCGGGACCGCCCCGAACAGCGCGACATCCGGACGGCCCTCGTACTGCGCACGGGCGTGGAACAGGGGCTCCCACTGACGGAGCAGTTCTTCCGCAGTCCGGATTCCACCGCGGACGGTCCGGACGCCCGGGCCGGACGCCGTCCCACTCGCCCCCGGCCCGCCCGCCGGCCGCCCGATCCCACCTCCACCGAGAAGCCCGAGAACCCCGAGAAGCCCGAGAACCCCGAGGAGAGCGGCACATGA
- a CDS encoding DUF2469 domain-containing protein — MSAEDLEKYETEMELKLYREYRDVVGLFKYVIETERRFYLTNDYELQVHSVQGEVFFEVSMADAWVWDMYRPARFVRKVRVLTFKDVNIEELAKSDLELPSDESGFGN, encoded by the coding sequence ATGAGTGCCGAAGATCTCGAAAAGTACGAGACCGAGATGGAGCTCAAGCTCTACCGGGAGTACCGGGACGTCGTCGGCCTGTTCAAGTACGTGATCGAGACCGAGCGACGGTTCTACCTCACCAACGACTACGAGCTGCAGGTGCACTCGGTGCAGGGTGAGGTCTTCTTCGAGGTGTCGATGGCGGATGCGTGGGTCTGGGACATGTACCGGCCGGCCCGGTTCGTCCGCAAGGTCCGGGTGCTGACCTTCAAGGACGTGAACATCGAGGAACTCGCGAAGAGCGATCTGGAGCTGCCCTCGGACGAGTCCGGCTTCGGGAACTGA
- a CDS encoding NUDIX domain-containing protein, translating into MAAQRRRASRILLLDGQDRLLLFHGSDPATPGVTWWFTPGGGLEQGENVRDAAERELVEETGLHGVELGPVVAYGNASFSYRGQRFEQEQWFHLARTTRTVLDHSGMGEDEHAQLLAARWWTVEELRSTSETVYPFGLVDFLERLLTEGPPVAPVRL; encoded by the coding sequence ATGGCGGCACAGCGGCGCAGGGCCTCGCGGATCCTGCTGCTCGACGGGCAGGACCGACTGCTGCTCTTCCACGGCTCGGACCCGGCGACGCCCGGCGTCACCTGGTGGTTCACCCCCGGCGGAGGACTGGAGCAGGGGGAGAACGTCCGGGACGCCGCCGAGCGGGAGCTCGTGGAGGAGACCGGCTTGCACGGTGTGGAGCTCGGTCCGGTGGTCGCGTACGGCAATGCTTCGTTCTCCTATCGGGGGCAGCGCTTCGAGCAGGAACAGTGGTTCCACCTGGCCCGGACGACACGGACGGTGCTGGACCACTCGGGCATGGGCGAGGACGAACACGCCCAGTTGCTCGCGGCGCGCTGGTGGACGGTCGAGGAATTGCGGTCCACCTCCGAGACGGTCTATCCGTTCGGACTGGTGGACTTTCTGGAGCGGCTGTTGACCGAGGGGCCGCCGGTCGCCCCGGTACGGCTCTGA
- the lepB gene encoding signal peptidase I: protein MSSVVERSADSPPAAARRRRRPAAVVQGVLLGLGLALLIGGFAVIAVSYRPYSIPTASMAPTLQAQDTVLARKSDGSDVGRGDVVVFRDRAWGGELMVKRVVAVGGDTVAVGEGDRRLTVNGKPVDEPYLAGTGAQGASFSVEVPPGRLFLLGDNRLGSLDSRVHLETDGGTVPATEVQARVEATVLPFGRMALLGGTSAFEAIDGRRPAAPGPLEPAFWASIVGAATIVVTSAVGGAAGLVRRRRRAA, encoded by the coding sequence ATGAGCAGTGTCGTGGAACGCTCGGCCGACAGTCCGCCGGCTGCCGCCCGCCGTCGGCGTCGACCCGCGGCCGTGGTCCAGGGCGTACTGCTCGGCCTCGGGCTGGCCCTGCTGATCGGCGGCTTCGCGGTGATCGCCGTGAGCTACCGGCCCTACAGCATTCCGACCGCCTCGATGGCGCCCACCCTCCAGGCCCAGGACACCGTCCTGGCCAGGAAGTCCGACGGCTCGGACGTCGGTCGCGGTGACGTGGTCGTCTTCCGCGACCGGGCCTGGGGCGGCGAGCTCATGGTCAAGCGCGTGGTCGCGGTGGGAGGGGACACCGTCGCGGTCGGAGAGGGCGACCGCCGGCTGACCGTTAACGGCAAGCCGGTGGACGAGCCCTACCTCGCCGGGACGGGTGCCCAGGGAGCCTCCTTCAGTGTGGAGGTGCCGCCCGGCCGGCTCTTCCTGCTCGGCGACAACCGGCTCGGCTCGCTCGACTCCCGGGTCCACCTGGAGACGGACGGCGGGACCGTCCCGGCCACCGAGGTGCAGGCCAGGGTGGAGGCCACCGTGCTGCCGTTCGGCCGGATGGCGCTGCTGGGCGGCACCTCGGCGTTCGAGGCGATCGACGGCCGCCGGCCGGCTGCCCCGGGACCGCTGGAGCCCGCGTTCTGGGCGAGCATTGTAGGCGCGGCGACGATCGTCGTGACCTCGGCGGTGGGGGGTGCGGCGGGTCTGGTGCGCCGCCGTCGCCGCGCCGCCTGA
- the lepB gene encoding signal peptidase I, which translates to MGDLVIGARSGAGEPEGSGGRAARSAEAAAPSASAEEAAAQSADEHGDGTDDASKPTPDNAEPAGGTEDQPERKERKPRSFWKELPILIGIALVLALVIKTFFVQAFSIPSESMQNTLQVGDRVLVDKLTPWFGAEPERGEVVVFHDPGGWLADEPTNESSNSFVRGVQNVLSFVGLMPSDNEKDLIKRVIAVGGDTVECEGEGPVKVNGIALDEPYVYPGNTPCGTKPFGPVKVPDGRIWVMGDHRADSLDSRFHMDQPGGGTVPVDDVIGRAFVVAWPINHWSTLPVPDTFDQKGLAAAALPAVPAAAGAVGAVALLPLVRRRWNGTGRDDRS; encoded by the coding sequence GTGGGGGATTTGGTGATCGGCGCCCGCTCAGGTGCCGGAGAGCCCGAGGGCTCCGGCGGCCGGGCGGCCCGGTCCGCGGAGGCCGCGGCGCCTTCGGCCTCGGCCGAGGAGGCGGCGGCCCAGTCCGCGGACGAGCACGGCGACGGCACGGACGACGCCTCGAAGCCCACCCCGGACAACGCTGAGCCGGCGGGCGGTACCGAGGATCAGCCGGAACGGAAGGAGCGGAAGCCGCGGTCCTTCTGGAAGGAACTGCCGATCCTCATCGGCATCGCCCTCGTGCTGGCGCTCGTGATCAAGACGTTCTTCGTCCAGGCGTTCTCCATTCCGTCGGAGTCGATGCAGAACACGCTCCAGGTGGGTGACCGGGTCCTGGTGGACAAGCTCACCCCGTGGTTCGGTGCCGAGCCGGAGCGCGGCGAGGTCGTGGTGTTCCACGACCCGGGCGGCTGGCTGGCGGACGAGCCGACCAACGAGAGCAGTAACTCCTTCGTCCGGGGCGTTCAGAACGTGCTGAGCTTCGTCGGTCTGATGCCGTCCGACAACGAGAAGGACCTCATCAAGCGTGTCATCGCGGTCGGCGGGGACACCGTCGAGTGCGAGGGCGAGGGCCCGGTGAAGGTCAACGGGATCGCGCTCGACGAGCCCTACGTCTATCCCGGCAACACCCCCTGCGGGACCAAGCCGTTCGGTCCGGTGAAGGTGCCGGACGGTCGGATCTGGGTGATGGGTGACCATCGCGCGGACTCGCTCGACTCGCGCTTCCACATGGACCAGCCGGGTGGCGGGACCGTCCCGGTGGACGACGTGATCGGGCGTGCCTTCGTGGTGGCGTGGCCGATCAACCACTGGTCGACGCTGCCGGTGCCGGACACCTTCGACCAGAAGGGGCTGGCGGCGGCTGCCCTGCCCGCCGTTCCGGCCGCGGCCGGTGCCGTGGGCGCCGTCGCGCTGCTCCCGCTGGTCCGTCGGCGGTGGAACGGGACGGGCCGCGACGACCGGTCCTGA
- the lepB gene encoding signal peptidase I: MVRGRAERRRTARRAARRRSRSRLREIPLVVVVALIVALVMKTFLVQVFVIPSGSMEQTILIGDRVLVDKLTPWFGAEPERGEVVVFKDPGGWLENQHGASTDGVLLHGAKQVLTFVGLLPSDNEQDLIKRVIGVGGDTVECCDEQGRILLNGKPLEEPYLAPGNPPSRQPFKVKVPAGRLWVMGDHRDVSADSRFHMGNPGQGTIPVSGVLGRAFMIAWPVGRVHQLDVPVSLSSVARAAPDPGTARNVVGVGPIPEEPPLVMGVLGILPLVGRRVGRPGR, from the coding sequence GTGGTGCGCGGCCGTGCCGAGCGCCGCCGCACCGCCCGCAGGGCGGCCCGTCGCCGCAGCCGCTCGCGGCTGCGGGAGATTCCGCTGGTCGTCGTGGTCGCACTGATCGTGGCTCTGGTGATGAAGACCTTTCTGGTGCAGGTCTTCGTGATCCCCTCGGGATCGATGGAGCAGACGATTCTGATCGGGGACCGGGTACTGGTCGACAAGCTCACTCCCTGGTTCGGTGCCGAGCCGGAGCGCGGCGAGGTCGTGGTGTTCAAGGACCCGGGCGGCTGGCTGGAGAACCAGCACGGGGCGTCGACGGACGGTGTGCTCCTGCACGGGGCCAAGCAGGTGCTGACCTTCGTCGGGCTGCTGCCCTCCGACAACGAGCAGGACCTCATCAAGCGGGTGATCGGGGTCGGCGGCGACACGGTCGAGTGCTGCGACGAGCAGGGCAGGATCCTGCTCAACGGCAAGCCGCTGGAGGAGCCCTACCTGGCCCCGGGCAACCCGCCGTCGCGACAGCCGTTCAAGGTGAAGGTGCCGGCGGGGCGGCTCTGGGTGATGGGCGACCACCGGGACGTCTCCGCCGACTCCCGTTTCCACATGGGCAATCCGGGACAGGGCACGATTCCGGTGAGCGGGGTGCTGGGGCGGGCGTTCATGATTGCCTGGCCGGTCGGGCGGGTCCATCAACTTGATGTGCCGGTTTCACTCTCCTCGGTGGCACGCGCCGCGCCGGACCCCGGAACTGCGCGGAACGTGGTGGGTGTTGGCCCGATCCCTGAGGAACCTCCGCTCGTTATGGGTGTGTTGGGCATCCTTCCGCTCGTCGGCCGCCGGGTGGGACGACCCGGGCGGTAG
- the lepB gene encoding signal peptidase I produces MLLTGICLFVLLLVNAFVARPFSVPSGSMENTLRPGDRLIVSKLSYAFGGHPRRGDVVVFDGTGSFLRKPLEPAGFGTSLRSFGREIGLVPAGDSVYVKRVVGIGGDRVTSAGPGHPITVNGVPLDESGLLFPGDEPSSVAFDVVVPPGKLWVMGDHRSDSRDSRDHLGEPGGGFVPESKVIGRAAWVVYPVGHWADLDRPDAYAAAEGTGGHGEQG; encoded by the coding sequence TTGCTGCTCACCGGCATCTGCCTGTTCGTCCTGCTGCTGGTCAACGCCTTCGTGGCGCGCCCGTTCTCGGTGCCCTCCGGATCGATGGAGAACACCCTGCGCCCGGGTGATCGCCTGATCGTGAGCAAGCTGTCCTACGCCTTCGGCGGCCATCCGCGCCGCGGCGACGTGGTGGTCTTCGACGGCACCGGCTCCTTTCTGCGCAAGCCCCTCGAACCCGCCGGCTTCGGGACCTCGCTGCGCTCCTTCGGCCGGGAGATCGGACTGGTCCCGGCCGGTGACTCCGTCTACGTGAAGCGGGTCGTCGGTATCGGTGGCGACCGCGTCACCAGCGCCGGACCGGGCCACCCGATCACCGTCAACGGCGTGCCGCTCGACGAGTCGGGTCTCCTTTTCCCGGGGGACGAGCCGTCCAGTGTGGCCTTCGACGTGGTGGTGCCCCCCGGCAAGCTCTGGGTGATGGGCGACCACCGCAGCGACTCCCGCGACTCCCGCGACCACCTCGGCGAACCGGGGGGCGGTTTCGTCCCGGAGTCCAAGGTGATCGGGCGGGCCGCCTGGGTGGTCTACCCGGTCGGACACTGGGCCGACCTGGACCGGCCGGACGCCTACGCCGCCGCAGAAGGGACGGGCGGTCATGGGGAGCAGGGGTAG